A window from Gallus gallus isolate bGalGal1 chromosome 5, bGalGal1.mat.broiler.GRCg7b, whole genome shotgun sequence encodes these proteins:
- the MOB2 gene encoding MOB kinase activator 2 isoform X4 produces the protein MRLKRNGSYTLIGKSKGKPNGKKPAPEEKKLYLEPEYTKSRITDFEFKELVMLPREIDLNEWLASNTTTFFHHINLQYSTISEFCTGESCQTMAVCNTQYYWYDERGKKIKCTAPQYVDFVMSSVQKLVTDEDVFPTKYGKEFPNSFESLVKKICKYLFHVLAHIYSSHFKETLALELHGHLNTLYTHFILFIREFNLVDLKETTIMDDLTEVLCSSSGSSSNGSGNGSSNSAGAQNHVKER, from the exons GAAGTCCAAGGGAAAGCCAAATGGTAAAAAGCCAGCGCCGGAAGAGAAGAAACTTTACCTAGAGCCAGAATACACAAAATCCAGAATTACCGACTTTGAATTTAAGGAGCTGGTGATGCTACCACGAGAAATAGACCTCAACGAGTGGCTCGCCAGCAACA CAACAACTTTCTTTCATCACATCAACTTACAATATAGTACAATCTCAGAATTCTGTACAGGAGAGTCGTGTCAGACCATGGCAGTGTGCAATAC ACAGTACTACTGGTATGACGAGCGGGGGAAGAAGATCAAATGCACTGCTCCTCAGTACGTTGACTTCGTCATGAGCTCAGTGCAGAAACTTGTGACAGATGAGGACGTCTTTCCAACAAAATACG GCAAAGAATTTCCGAACTCATTTGAGTCCTTAGTGAAGAAGATCTGCAAGTACCTGTTCCACGTGCTGGCCCATATCTACTCCTCACACTTTAAGGAGACTTTGGCACTGGAGCTGCACGGACACTTAAACACGCTCTACACACATTTTATCCTATTCATCAGGGAGTTCAACCTGGTGGACCTTAAAGAGACCACCATCATGGACGACCTCACAGAggtcctctgcagcagcagcggaAGCAGCAGTAATGGGAGCGGCAACGGGAGCAGCAACAGCGCAGGAGCACAGAACCACGTGAAAGAGAGATGA
- the MOB2 gene encoding MOB kinase activator 2 isoform X2: MLHPCIHLEALNYSIWKSKGKPNGKKPAPEEKKLYLEPEYTKSRITDFEFKELVMLPREIDLNEWLASNTTTFFHHINLQYSTISEFCTGESCQTMAVCNTQYYWYDERGKKIKCTAPQYVDFVMSSVQKLVTDEDVFPTKYGKEFPNSFESLVKKICKYLFHVLAHIYSSHFKETLALELHGHLNTLYTHFILFIREFNLVDLKETTIMDDLTEVLCSSSGSSSNGSGNGSSNSAGAQNHVKER, encoded by the exons GAAGTCCAAGGGAAAGCCAAATGGTAAAAAGCCAGCGCCGGAAGAGAAGAAACTTTACCTAGAGCCAGAATACACAAAATCCAGAATTACCGACTTTGAATTTAAGGAGCTGGTGATGCTACCACGAGAAATAGACCTCAACGAGTGGCTCGCCAGCAACA CAACAACTTTCTTTCATCACATCAACTTACAATATAGTACAATCTCAGAATTCTGTACAGGAGAGTCGTGTCAGACCATGGCAGTGTGCAATAC ACAGTACTACTGGTATGACGAGCGGGGGAAGAAGATCAAATGCACTGCTCCTCAGTACGTTGACTTCGTCATGAGCTCAGTGCAGAAACTTGTGACAGATGAGGACGTCTTTCCAACAAAATACG GCAAAGAATTTCCGAACTCATTTGAGTCCTTAGTGAAGAAGATCTGCAAGTACCTGTTCCACGTGCTGGCCCATATCTACTCCTCACACTTTAAGGAGACTTTGGCACTGGAGCTGCACGGACACTTAAACACGCTCTACACACATTTTATCCTATTCATCAGGGAGTTCAACCTGGTGGACCTTAAAGAGACCACCATCATGGACGACCTCACAGAggtcctctgcagcagcagcggaAGCAGCAGTAATGGGAGCGGCAACGGGAGCAGCAACAGCGCAGGAGCACAGAACCACGTGAAAGAGAGATGA
- the MOB2 gene encoding MOB kinase activator 2 isoform X6, which translates to MRKSKGKPNGKKPAPEEKKLYLEPEYTKSRITDFEFKELVMLPREIDLNEWLASNTTTFFHHINLQYSTISEFCTGESCQTMAVCNTQYYWYDERGKKIKCTAPQYVDFVMSSVQKLVTDEDVFPTKYGKEFPNSFESLVKKICKYLFHVLAHIYSSHFKETLALELHGHLNTLYTHFILFIREFNLVDLKETTIMDDLTEVLCSSSGSSSNGSGNGSSNSAGAQNHVKER; encoded by the exons GAAGTCCAAGGGAAAGCCAAATGGTAAAAAGCCAGCGCCGGAAGAGAAGAAACTTTACCTAGAGCCAGAATACACAAAATCCAGAATTACCGACTTTGAATTTAAGGAGCTGGTGATGCTACCACGAGAAATAGACCTCAACGAGTGGCTCGCCAGCAACA CAACAACTTTCTTTCATCACATCAACTTACAATATAGTACAATCTCAGAATTCTGTACAGGAGAGTCGTGTCAGACCATGGCAGTGTGCAATAC ACAGTACTACTGGTATGACGAGCGGGGGAAGAAGATCAAATGCACTGCTCCTCAGTACGTTGACTTCGTCATGAGCTCAGTGCAGAAACTTGTGACAGATGAGGACGTCTTTCCAACAAAATACG GCAAAGAATTTCCGAACTCATTTGAGTCCTTAGTGAAGAAGATCTGCAAGTACCTGTTCCACGTGCTGGCCCATATCTACTCCTCACACTTTAAGGAGACTTTGGCACTGGAGCTGCACGGACACTTAAACACGCTCTACACACATTTTATCCTATTCATCAGGGAGTTCAACCTGGTGGACCTTAAAGAGACCACCATCATGGACGACCTCACAGAggtcctctgcagcagcagcggaAGCAGCAGTAATGGGAGCGGCAACGGGAGCAGCAACAGCGCAGGAGCACAGAACCACGTGAAAGAGAGATGA
- the MOB2 gene encoding MOB kinase activator 2 isoform X3, whose amino-acid sequence MLLLAVFTRIERQRRKSKGKPNGKKPAPEEKKLYLEPEYTKSRITDFEFKELVMLPREIDLNEWLASNTTTFFHHINLQYSTISEFCTGESCQTMAVCNTQYYWYDERGKKIKCTAPQYVDFVMSSVQKLVTDEDVFPTKYGKEFPNSFESLVKKICKYLFHVLAHIYSSHFKETLALELHGHLNTLYTHFILFIREFNLVDLKETTIMDDLTEVLCSSSGSSSNGSGNGSSNSAGAQNHVKER is encoded by the exons GAAGTCCAAGGGAAAGCCAAATGGTAAAAAGCCAGCGCCGGAAGAGAAGAAACTTTACCTAGAGCCAGAATACACAAAATCCAGAATTACCGACTTTGAATTTAAGGAGCTGGTGATGCTACCACGAGAAATAGACCTCAACGAGTGGCTCGCCAGCAACA CAACAACTTTCTTTCATCACATCAACTTACAATATAGTACAATCTCAGAATTCTGTACAGGAGAGTCGTGTCAGACCATGGCAGTGTGCAATAC ACAGTACTACTGGTATGACGAGCGGGGGAAGAAGATCAAATGCACTGCTCCTCAGTACGTTGACTTCGTCATGAGCTCAGTGCAGAAACTTGTGACAGATGAGGACGTCTTTCCAACAAAATACG GCAAAGAATTTCCGAACTCATTTGAGTCCTTAGTGAAGAAGATCTGCAAGTACCTGTTCCACGTGCTGGCCCATATCTACTCCTCACACTTTAAGGAGACTTTGGCACTGGAGCTGCACGGACACTTAAACACGCTCTACACACATTTTATCCTATTCATCAGGGAGTTCAACCTGGTGGACCTTAAAGAGACCACCATCATGGACGACCTCACAGAggtcctctgcagcagcagcggaAGCAGCAGTAATGGGAGCGGCAACGGGAGCAGCAACAGCGCAGGAGCACAGAACCACGTGAAAGAGAGATGA
- the MOB2 gene encoding MOB kinase activator 2 isoform X5, translated as MDWLMGKSKGKPNGKKPAPEEKKLYLEPEYTKSRITDFEFKELVMLPREIDLNEWLASNTTTFFHHINLQYSTISEFCTGESCQTMAVCNTQYYWYDERGKKIKCTAPQYVDFVMSSVQKLVTDEDVFPTKYGKEFPNSFESLVKKICKYLFHVLAHIYSSHFKETLALELHGHLNTLYTHFILFIREFNLVDLKETTIMDDLTEVLCSSSGSSSNGSGNGSSNSAGAQNHVKER; from the exons GAAGTCCAAGGGAAAGCCAAATGGTAAAAAGCCAGCGCCGGAAGAGAAGAAACTTTACCTAGAGCCAGAATACACAAAATCCAGAATTACCGACTTTGAATTTAAGGAGCTGGTGATGCTACCACGAGAAATAGACCTCAACGAGTGGCTCGCCAGCAACA CAACAACTTTCTTTCATCACATCAACTTACAATATAGTACAATCTCAGAATTCTGTACAGGAGAGTCGTGTCAGACCATGGCAGTGTGCAATAC ACAGTACTACTGGTATGACGAGCGGGGGAAGAAGATCAAATGCACTGCTCCTCAGTACGTTGACTTCGTCATGAGCTCAGTGCAGAAACTTGTGACAGATGAGGACGTCTTTCCAACAAAATACG GCAAAGAATTTCCGAACTCATTTGAGTCCTTAGTGAAGAAGATCTGCAAGTACCTGTTCCACGTGCTGGCCCATATCTACTCCTCACACTTTAAGGAGACTTTGGCACTGGAGCTGCACGGACACTTAAACACGCTCTACACACATTTTATCCTATTCATCAGGGAGTTCAACCTGGTGGACCTTAAAGAGACCACCATCATGGACGACCTCACAGAggtcctctgcagcagcagcggaAGCAGCAGTAATGGGAGCGGCAACGGGAGCAGCAACAGCGCAGGAGCACAGAACCACGTGAAAGAGAGATGA